From Zingiber officinale cultivar Zhangliang chromosome 5B, Zo_v1.1, whole genome shotgun sequence, the proteins below share one genomic window:
- the LOC121985345 gene encoding uncharacterized protein LOC121985345 isoform X2, whose product MVCLKLWRDWFQALPSKITTQLSIYRKAEGLFGRNVAIRHRRALSPAEWWECYGANTPELQKFAIKVLSLTCSASGCERNWSVFEQIHSKKRNRLAQQRLNDLVFVKYNRALKLRYDARDKIDPISLTDIDDSNEWLMGRMDGESDNEEDELVFEGDDLTWDVVARASGAEEPEYCTRGKNIATMTSSSNARPKQVEKGNASSSMRHSSLRFRDEEEEEEEEEIEFEEDEDNEEEEYNEDDLELDD is encoded by the exons ATGGTTTGTTTGAAACTATGGAGAGATTGGTTTCAAGCGCTGCCGAGCAAAATCACTACCCAGCTCTCTATATATCGAaaggcagaagggctatttgggAGGAATGTAGCAATTAGACATAGAAGAGCATTATCTCCAGCAGAATGGTGGGAATGCTATGGAGCAAATACCCCAGAATTGCAAAAGTTTGCTATTAAAGTGCTTAGCCTCACTTGCAGTGCTTCTGGTTGTGAGCGCAATTGGAGTGTATTTGAGCag attcacagcaaaAAAAGAAATAGGCTAGCTCAGCAGCGCTTAAATGATTTGGTATTTGTGAAATACAATCGTGCCTTAAAGCTTCGGTATGATGCACGTGATAAGATTGACCCCATCTCTTTGACTGATATtgatgatagtaatgaatggttgatgggtagaatggatggagaaagtgataatgaagaagatgagttggtttTTGAAGGTGATGACTTGACATGGGATGTCGTTGCTAGAGCTAGTGGAGCTGAAGAGCCTGAATATTGTACTAGAGGAAAAAATATTGCAACCATGACCTCTAGTTCAAATGCTAGGCCTAAACAAGTCGAGAAGGGAAATGCATCTTCCTCTATGAGACACTCATCTCTAAGAtttagagatgaagaagaagaagaagaagaagaagaaattgaatttgaagaagatgaagataacgaagaagaagaatacaatgaggatgatcttgagcttgatgaTTAA
- the LOC121985345 gene encoding uncharacterized protein LOC121985345 isoform X1 — protein MEKKAEKSNLSQLATLDFEDVDPLGDDIDMDNIGAKGVPPISTSTSSRSVNMQKRPRQIGPMDTYFAPNVQKIVESRKGKERQSTINEAYKKELREKACMAITEWMYDAAIPFNAVNYSSFKRMLDLVGQYGIGLKGPSYHEVRVPFLKKAVDSVTNDYIKSCETEWAKYGCSLMADEWTDKRQRTLINFLVNSPKGSVFIESVDASDYAKTGEKIFQLLDRFVERVGEVNIVQVVTDSASNNVLAGKLLEAKRSHLYWTPCAAHCVDLILEDIGKLPDFKATSKKAMSVNAYIYVHPGMVNMLR, from the exons atgGAGAAAAAGGCAGAGAAAAGTAATCTTTCTCAACTTGCGACATtggactttgaggatgtagaccctcttggtgatgatattgatatggatAATATTGGAGCTAAAGGTGTGCCGcctataagtacaagtacaagttCTAGATCAGTGAATATGCAAAAAAGGCCCAGACAAATAGGTCCAATGGATACGTATTTTGCTCCTAATGTACAAAAAATTGTTGAAAGTAGAAAGGGTAAAGAAAGACAATCTACGATAAATGaggcatacaagaaagaattgagGGAAAAAGCTTGTATGGCCATAACTGAGTGGATGTATGATGCGGCAATTCCATTTAATGCCGTTAATTATTCAAGCTTCAAAAGAATGTTGGACTTGGTTGGCCAATATGGTATAGGTCTAAAAGGACCTAGTTATCATGAGGTGCgggttccttttctaaaaaaggCGGTTGATAGTGTGACAAATGATTACATTAAGTCGTGTGAAACAGAATGGGCCAAGTATGGTTGTAGTTTGATGGCAGATGAGTGGACAGACAAAAGGCAGAgaacattgattaattttttagtgaattctcctaaaggttcagttttcatcgaatcggttgatgcttctgattatgcaaagactggagagaaaatatttcagttgcttgatcgatttgtggagCGTGTAGGAGAAGTAAATATTGTTCAAGTTGTTACGGATAGTGCAAGTAACAATGTGCTTGCTG ggaaattattagaagcaaaaAGGTCACACTTGTATTGGACTCCTTGTGCTGCTCATTGCGTCGacttgatcttagaagatattgggAAATTGCCTGATTTTAAAGCAACATCGAAGAAAGCAATGAGTgtgaatgcttacatttatgttcaTCCTGGCATGGTAAATATGTTGAGGTAA